GAACTTTCTTGCCATTGACCAACAATTTCTTCCCATTCTACTTGTGTTGGCAGGGTAAGATCGGCTATTGTTATCCGTTCATTTTCCGCTATTTGGCGCAAAAGATGAACAAAGCTCGCCGCAATGCGCTTCGCGGTATCCGTAGCGTACAGCTTAGTAGCATACACTAAGGAGAATTCCAATCCATCTGGTCTTTCTTCCGCAATCATTGATAGATCGAATTTGGCTAAAGGCTGATCAACCGGATACACCGAGATCGTAAGTCCGTCCAACTGTAGCTGGGGAGTTTCAAAATTGTTCAGGGTAAACATTGTGTCAAACAAAGGATTACGGCTCAGGTCAAGCTCAGGGTATATCTTATCGACTAGACTTTGGAATTGATAATCCTGATTATCGAATGCCTCCAGAACATTTTTCCTTACCTCTTCTAAAAAGGCCATGAATGTCTGAGAATCATCAACTTTTTGACGCAACACTAGTGTATTGATAAACGAACCTACTACATGTTCTAAGTCAGTATGAGGTCTTCCGGCGACAGATGTACCCACGCTAATATCTGATTGACCGGCAAGTTTGGAGAGCAGGATGTGATAAGCTGCCAATAAAGTCATAAACATGGTTGAGTTCGACTTCTCTGTAATAGTGCGGAAGGCACTCCACACCTGCTCATCTGCATGAAAGACAATCTGCGCCCCGTCAAAAGACTGGATAGGAGGTCTTGGGAAGTCCGGCGGAATGTTCAAAATAGGAATTTCACCCTCAAACCTGCTCAACCAGTATGTCTCTTGCTTTTTTACAGCCTCAGTTTGTAGCATCTTGTTTTGCCAAACGGTAAAATCCTTGTACTGAACAGGCAACCCCGGCAACTCTGCACCATGATATAGCTGCATGAAATCACGCAGGATGATACTAATTGACAGTCCATCAGAAATGATGTGATGCATATCAAACAGGAACAGATGAACATTCGGTGCGATCTGAATTAGACCTGCCCGAGCAAGCGGGGCCTGCGCAAGTTCAAATGGACGAATAAACAACTGCGCCGCTTCGCTTGCTTGCTCCTCCTCCATTTCTAAATAGGTGACATCTAGCTCTACTATGTCTGCGATGCGTTGAACGAGTTCGCCATTTACATATTCGAAAGAGGTTCGCAGGGATTCATGGCGATCTACAAGCTTTTGCAAAGCTGTAGCAAAGAGCTCTTTATTCAAATGTCCTTCGATTTTTAACACGCTTGGCATGTTATAGGCTGTCTCTGCTCCCTCTATTTCCCTTAGCAAATACATCATTTTCTGAGTCTCTGATGTAGGATAGTGCTCCTGTTTTGCAACTGGTTCAATAACTTTATAGCTCTCTTCCTCCGCTCCTATAATCAGCTTTGCGAGCTTACCGATGCTGTCATTCTGGAAGAAGATATCGAGCGGAATCACCTTTTGGAATGTCTTGTGAATCCGTGCCAACAGCATGATTGCGCTTAGGGAATTGCCGCCTATGCTAAAAAATGGATCATTCACTCCGATTTTCTCGATTTTCAATAGACTTTTCCAAATATCTGCTACTATTAATTCTGTTTCAGTTGTTGGTTCTTCAAAAACCCCTAGCTGTTCGTCCTGTCCATTCGGTTCAGGTAACGCTTTGAAATCAATTTTTCCATTCACTGTGACCGGAAACTTGTCTAGAGATACGAAATGGGAAGGAATCATGTACACAGGTAATGAGAGCGACAAATAATCGACTAGCTCATTTGTGTTCCATGTACGATCGGACACGATATAGGCGCACAAATATTGGTGCCCTTCGCCATCTTCTCGTGCTATGACGACTGCTTGGTCAATCTCTTCATGCTGTTGCAGATATGCCTCGATTTCACCGATTTCAATCCGATGTCCCCTGATTTTTACCTGATTGTCAATCCGACCTACATATTCAATAACACCGCCAGGTAGCCAGCGTCCCGTATCTCCTGTACGGTACATTTTCTCTCCTCGGATAAACGGATTTGCAACAAACCGCTCGTTAGTCAGTTCTGGCCTGTTGAGATATCCTCTAGCAACACCCGCTCCCGCGATAAAGATTTCTCCTGTTACCTCAGGCGGAAGAAGATTCGCGTTCTGATCAAGAATGTAAATCTGCTGATTTGCAAGTGGAGCCCCAATCGGTACGGATGTCCTTTCATTCAAGTGATCCGGGTTTACATGGTAGTAGGTAGAGTCGACGGTGCACTCCGTGGGTCCGTATACATTTGTAATTGCAAAGGATTCGCCCGCGAATTTGGTATACAGCCCTTTGACAACACTTTCTCGTAACGGCTCTCCGCCGACAACAAAGTGCTTAACCGTAAGCTTATGTTCAATTTCAGACACGGCATTCAGCAGCATCGACAGATGAGTTGGTGTACCATCAGCCATATCAATCTGGTTCTCTCTGTAAAAACGAAGCAGTCCTTCTCCGTCTACGCGAATATGCTCTGGCACGATGTACAAGGTATGACCAAGCAACAACGCACCGTAGATCGGCTTTACAGACATGTCGAAGATAAACGGGGCTATCTGCGCTATGCGCAAGCAACGATCGTAGGCGTTGTGCACAATATCATGTAAACTCATGACAAAATTTGTGACGTTTCGATGTTCCACCATGACCCCTTTTGGTTTACCTGTTGAGCCAGAGGTATAGATGATATAAGCGAGATCCTCAGGTTTAGCTGTATCCGGCAAGTTTGTGGCATCCCCATGATATAAATGGGAATCATCCAACAGGATCGTCTCGTATTCGCTGAGGGAAGGTTGTTTAGTGGAAGATAATGTAAGAAAAATTTTAGCTCCACTGTCCTCCAGCATGTAGCGAACCCTTTCCTCTGCAAATGTGTGGGAAATGGGCAAGTAAGCTCCTCCCGCTTTTAGTACAGCTAGCATGGCAATAATCATTTCTATGGAAGGCTCTGTCATGACTGCAACCAGATCATTGGTCTGCATCCCGCGTTCGCGTAATTTCCGCGCAACTTGATTTGCTTTTTCATTGAGTTGCTTGTAAGTAAGCTCGCTCCCTTGAAAAACAACTGCGCTACGCTCAGAATGCTCATCTACCATTTTTTCGAACATTCGGTGCATCACTACATCAGTCGGGTAGTCCGCTTTATTTTGATTCCAAGTACGTAGCAACAGATGCTTTTCCTTGTCGGCAAGAATTTGTTCCTTAGTGATGACGGCATTTGGTTCGTCGGCGATCAGTTGCAGGATGCGAAGATAATAATCTAGCAGGCGTTGCACATCTACGCTATCTAACACTGCTTCACTGTAGGCTATCTGAATTTCTGACTGTCGGCGGATATAAAACTCAAACACGCGATGATCGACAATGTGCTCCTCCAATTGCCATTCTTTCTCCTTCAGCGCGATTTGATCCTTGCCCTCCAACTGATCAAAAACATGGAAATCTATATAGCTAAAGGTAGAATCAAAAAATTCACTGCCAGCATCTACATCTGAGGCCATTTTCGTAATCTCAAACAATGGTAGACGTCCATACAGCTTTAGATCGATCATTTTTTGATTCATCTGTCTAAGCAAGTCTATCCATGTCATCTGTGTCTTTAGGTTGACTCTTACTGGTACAGTATTTAAGAAACAACCAAGGATTTGATCCGCCTTCTCACACTGTGGTCGATTGTGCTCCACCAAGCCCACCGCAATGTCATTCTCGTAGGATAGCATGTGAAGCATCATGCTATAGGCTGTAAAGCAGACCGTTTTCAGATTGGTCTGATTCGCCGCAGCAATACGCTCCAAACGCGTTACCAAATCAGGATCAAGTGGATGGATGAGCTGATGCATACGATTTGTTTCATCTTTGTTCAGCTTTTTTGGAAAACGGAAAAGCTGCATGTCGTTTAGTTCATTTTGCCAATAATCACGTACTTCTGGACTGTTTTTGACAATCATCTGATCTAGAATAAATGCCTCGTAGTCATGCGGTAACCATTCAGGAAGATAGCTGTCATCCACTCTTAGCTTCGTATAGGTATTAGAGAGCTCTGTGATAAAGGATGCCACACTCCAACCATCCAAAATCGCATGGTGGAAAATCATGCACAGAACATGCTCTTCGTTGCTGATCGTAAAAATTCTCAATTTCCACAGTGGTTTGTCTAAAGCGAATGGTACCTTTCGATCTTCAGACAAATAATGATTGATAGCCATTTCTTGATCGTGCTCATTCGTTATGTCCATATGTTGCAAATCAAGATGGAACGCTTCTTGCTTGTGAACGATTTGAATCGGCTCAGGAAAATCCTGTAGGTTAAAGGTGGTCCGTAAAATCGAATGTTTTTTCACAAGTAACGAAACAGCTTTTTGAAGCAGGTCGAGATTAAATTCACCATCTTTAAACGGATACAGCATTTGATCATGATAGACTGCCTTTTCCGCATTTTTTCCTGAGGCGTATAGCATTCCAAATTGGATATCACTCATCGGGCAGATGCTTTCAAAATCCTCCGGTAATTTCTCAGCCAATGGAAGCTTGTCCACTATTTCAGTCTGCCATTCCGTAAGCTTGGCTTTGGCCGTATTCCATTGATCACTCCAAGTAGGTGTCCCGTTTTGGCGAATCAATTCGGACTGTTTTCGAATAGTAGGGAACTTATACAGATCCTGTACGCTTACTGCCGTTTCCAGTTGGCTATTTACCGCTGTTAACAACCGAAGCACCTTGATGGAATCTCCTCCAAGTGCAAAAAAGTCCTGAGTTACACCAATTCGCTGATTCTCCAGATCAAGCACCTGTTGCCAGATGTTCTCCAGCTTTTCCTCCGTCTCATTTTCAGGAGGAATAATCTGAACATCGCTCTCCAGCTCCCAATCGAGCTGCAATAACGCGTTTCGATTCACCTTCCCGTTTACGGTTACGGGAATTTTTTCGATTTGTACAAAACGAGCTGGCATCATATATTCAGGAAGCTTTTGGCTGATGTGCTCGCGTAACTGAGCTGTTGTTACTCTTTGCTGAGCGGTGAAAAAGGCATGCAACTGGTTTTGTGCATGGCGATCTTGAATCGCCAACACGACAACATCTGTCACAGCAGGGTGTTTTAGTAACATGTTTTCAACTTCACCAAGTTCGATCCGATGTCCACGAATTTTGACCTGCAAGTCCATTCGTCCCAGATACTCCATATCACCTGAAGGTAGAAGCCGGACTAAATCTCCAGAGCGGTATAAACGTTCCTCAGGCTTATACGGATTCGGTACAAATCTACTCGCGGTCAACTCTGGCTTATTCAAATAGCCACGTGCAACACCCTCGCCTCCCACGTACAATTCTCCGGGCACACCGATTGGGACCAGCCGTTGCTTTTGATCCATCACGTAAGCTGTAAGCGTAGGGATCGGTTTACCGATGTTACTTGCATTTCGTTTCATTTCTTCCCTTTGAATTTCCTTGTAGGTAACGTGCACCGTGGTTTCTGTAATTCCGTACATGTTAACTAATTTGACGTCTGGATACATCTCATGCCAGCTTGTCAGCATTTGAGGTTTTAGTGCTTCCCCGCCGAAAATCACGTAGCGAAGTGCATCCAGTCCGTTCACCTGATTCTTGCAAACAAACTGAATGAGGTTAGCAAATGCAGAAGGCGTCTGGTTGAGGACGGTTACCTTTTCTGACTGAAGGAAGTGGCTACATTTTTCTGGATCGCGCACAGCTTCTTGGGATACCAAAACTAGCTTACCTCCATAAAGTAATGCTCCGTACATTTCCCACACGGCGAAGTCAAAGCTAAACGAATGGAATAAAGCCCACACATCATTATGGTCAAATTCAAATAGGTTTCGATCGTTATGCAAAAGGCGAACGACATTTTTATGTTCGATCATTACGCCTTTTGGCTCCCCTGTTGAACCCGATGTATAAATGATGTAAGCAAGCTGCTCTGGGCTGTCAAATCCATTCAAATTGGAGGTATCATAATGTTCTATTGCCTCATCGGAAATAGTAACCAGTTGCCAGGAATCCGAGAGTGCTCCCGCAAGAGCAGGATGAGTAATGATCACTTCCGGCTTGCTGTCCATGAGCAAATATGTAATTCTTTCCTGAGGATACTCTGGATTAATGGGTAAGTACGCACCCCCGGCTTTTAACACAGCCATAATGCTTACCACCATATCAATGGATCGATCCAGCATAATCCCTACTATACTTTCAGAAACTACACCCCTGCTTTGCAACAAACGTGCAAGCTGATTAGCTCGCTCGTTTAGTTCACGGTAGGTTATTGTTTGTTCACCACTTACTACAGCGATTCGCTCTGGATGCCTAGCTACTTGCTCCTCGAATAGCCCGTGGATTGTTTTTGTCGAAGGATAGCCTGCTTGTGTACGGTTGAATTCGGTTAACAGCCTGTCTCTCTCTGTTTGCGAAAGTAACTCGATTCCATCCACCACTGCATTCGGATTGTCTGCGATTTGTTGCAGGATGCGCAAGAAGTAGGTAGCAAGCTGATCTACGGTCTCCTCCTGATACACAAGGGCATTGTATTGCAATTTTAATGTCGCCATCTCATCAGGAATTACAACTGCCATGAAATCAAATTCTGTCTGTTCAGAGATTTCAACGTCTTTAATGGAAAAACCGAGCTTCGTCTCTTCCCCTGCCTGTGCGAAAGCTTGATCTGCTGGGTAGTTTTCGAAGACGAAGA
The nucleotide sequence above comes from Brevibacillus laterosporus LMG 15441. Encoded proteins:
- a CDS encoding amino acid adenylation domain-containing protein; the protein is MNENIEITKLSPLAPMQEGMLLHYLMDRDSEAYVEQMTMTVVGELDVALFAASMEKLVERYDILRTIFIYEEVEEPLQVVLQQRPAEVIHKNLSQMLETEQIAYIEAWKKQDRDRKFDLSKDVLMRVAILTNAPQAHTIIWSFHHILMDGWCVGILFRDFARIYLALRDGHPLPDDTPPAYTDYIQWLQEQDQQQAATFWSEYLDDYEHQAILPVYRSDSEGKKRESNEKSYTIPTAKLQELANHLQVTLNTVFSTAWGLLLQRMNNVDDVVFGTVVSGRPAEVSGIEDMVGLFINTIPKRIKSEGNQSIAELLQEVQRSTLESDPHSYLALSEIQKKSELKKDLFSHIFVFENYPADQAFAQAGEETKLGFSIKDVEISEQTEFDFMAVVIPDEMATLKLQYNALVYQEETVDQLATYFLRILQQIADNPNAVVDGIELLSQTERDRLLTEFNRTQAGYPSTKTIHGLFEEQVARHPERIAVVSGEQTITYRELNERANQLARLLQSRGVVSESIVGIMLDRSIDMVVSIMAVLKAGGAYLPINPEYPQERITYLLMDSKPEVIITHPALAGALSDSWQLVTISDEAIEHYDTSNLNGFDSPEQLAYIIYTSGSTGEPKGVMIEHKNVVRLLHNDRNLFEFDHNDVWALFHSFSFDFAVWEMYGALLYGGKLVLVSQEAVRDPEKCSHFLQSEKVTVLNQTPSAFANLIQFVCKNQVNGLDALRYVIFGGEALKPQMLTSWHEMYPDVKLVNMYGITETTVHVTYKEIQREEMKRNASNIGKPIPTLTAYVMDQKQRLVPIGVPGELYVGGEGVARGYLNKPELTASRFVPNPYKPEERLYRSGDLVRLLPSGDMEYLGRMDLQVKIRGHRIELGEVENMLLKHPAVTDVVVLAIQDRHAQNQLHAFFTAQQRVTTAQLREHISQKLPEYMMPARFVQIEKIPVTVNGKVNRNALLQLDWELESDVQIIPPENETEEKLENIWQQVLDLENQRIGVTQDFFALGGDSIKVLRLLTAVNSQLETAVSVQDLYKFPTIRKQSELIRQNGTPTWSDQWNTAKAKLTEWQTEIVDKLPLAEKLPEDFESICPMSDIQFGMLYASGKNAEKAVYHDQMLYPFKDGEFNLDLLQKAVSLLVKKHSILRTTFNLQDFPEPIQIVHKQEAFHLDLQHMDITNEHDQEMAINHYLSEDRKVPFALDKPLWKLRIFTISNEEHVLCMIFHHAILDGWSVASFITELSNTYTKLRVDDSYLPEWLPHDYEAFILDQMIVKNSPEVRDYWQNELNDMQLFRFPKKLNKDETNRMHQLIHPLDPDLVTRLERIAAANQTNLKTVCFTAYSMMLHMLSYENDIAVGLVEHNRPQCEKADQILGCFLNTVPVRVNLKTQMTWIDLLRQMNQKMIDLKLYGRLPLFEITKMASDVDAGSEFFDSTFSYIDFHVFDQLEGKDQIALKEKEWQLEEHIVDHRVFEFYIRRQSEIQIAYSEAVLDSVDVQRLLDYYLRILQLIADEPNAVITKEQILADKEKHLLLRTWNQNKADYPTDVVMHRMFEKMVDEHSERSAVVFQGSELTYKQLNEKANQVARKLRERGMQTNDLVAVMTEPSIEMIIAMLAVLKAGGAYLPISHTFAEERVRYMLEDSGAKIFLTLSSTKQPSLSEYETILLDDSHLYHGDATNLPDTAKPEDLAYIIYTSGSTGKPKGVMVEHRNVTNFVMSLHDIVHNAYDRCLRIAQIAPFIFDMSVKPIYGALLLGHTLYIVPEHIRVDGEGLLRFYRENQIDMADGTPTHLSMLLNAVSEIEHKLTVKHFVVGGEPLRESVVKGLYTKFAGESFAITNVYGPTECTVDSTYYHVNPDHLNERTSVPIGAPLANQQIYILDQNANLLPPEVTGEIFIAGAGVARGYLNRPELTNERFVANPFIRGEKMYRTGDTGRWLPGGVIEYVGRIDNQVKIRGHRIEIGEIEAYLQQHEEIDQAVVIAREDGEGHQYLCAYIVSDRTWNTNELVDYLSLSLPVYMIPSHFVSLDKFPVTVNGKIDFKALPEPNGQDEQLGVFEEPTTETELIVADIWKSLLKIEKIGVNDPFFSIGGNSLSAIMLLARIHKTFQKVIPLDIFFQNDSIGKLAKLIIGAEEESYKVIEPVAKQEHYPTSETQKMMYLLREIEGAETAYNMPSVLKIEGHLNKELFATALQKLVDRHESLRTSFEYVNGELVQRIADIVELDVTYLEMEEEQASEAAQLFIRPFELAQAPLARAGLIQIAPNVHLFLFDMHHIISDGLSISIILRDFMQLYHGAELPGLPVQYKDFTVWQNKMLQTEAVKKQETYWLSRFEGEIPILNIPPDFPRPPIQSFDGAQIVFHADEQVWSAFRTITEKSNSTMFMTLLAAYHILLSKLAGQSDISVGTSVAGRPHTDLEHVVGSFINTLVLRQKVDDSQTFMAFLEEVRKNVLEAFDNQDYQFQSLVDKIYPELDLSRNPLFDTMFTLNNFETPQLQLDGLTISVYPVDQPLAKFDLSMIAEERPDGLEFSLVYATKLYATDTAKRIAASFVHLLRQIAENERITIADLTLPTQVEWEEIVGQWQESSKKITSFYHHSPV